From the genome of Duffyella gerundensis, one region includes:
- the rimO gene encoding 30S ribosomal protein S12 methylthiotransferase RimO: MSQTTTMPPRVGFVSLGCPKNLVDSERILTELRTEGYEVVPRYDDAEIVIVNTCGFIDSAVQESLEAIGEALNENGKVIVTGCLGAKENQIREVHPKVLEITGPHSYEQVLSHVHRYVPKPQHNPFLSLVPEQGVKLTPRHYAYLKISEGCNHRCTFCIIPSMRGDLDSRPIGSVLDEAKRLVEAGVKELLVISQDTSAYGVDVKHRTGFWNGSPVKTSMVSLCEQLAKLGVWVRLHYVYPYPHVDDVIPLMAEGKILPYLDIPLQHASPRILKLMKRPGAVERTLERIKRWREICPQLTLRSTFIVGFPGETEEEFQMLLDFLKEARLDRVGCFKYSPVEGATANQLPDQVPEAVKEERYDRFMQLQQKISSERLQEKVGREILVLIDEVDEEGAIGRSMADAPEIDGAVYLNGERDVKPGDVIRAVVDHADEYDLWATKR; encoded by the coding sequence ATGTCCCAAACAACAACAATGCCGCCGCGTGTAGGTTTCGTCTCACTCGGCTGTCCAAAAAACCTGGTAGATTCAGAGCGTATCCTCACCGAGCTGCGCACTGAAGGCTACGAAGTCGTGCCCCGTTATGACGACGCTGAGATCGTGATCGTGAATACCTGCGGCTTCATTGACAGCGCGGTTCAGGAATCCCTGGAAGCGATTGGCGAAGCGCTGAATGAAAACGGCAAGGTGATTGTCACCGGCTGCCTCGGCGCGAAAGAGAACCAAATTCGTGAAGTGCACCCAAAGGTGCTGGAGATTACCGGTCCGCACAGCTATGAGCAGGTGCTGTCGCACGTGCATCGTTATGTGCCAAAGCCACAGCACAACCCGTTTCTAAGCCTGGTGCCGGAACAGGGCGTCAAGCTGACGCCGCGTCATTACGCCTATCTGAAGATCTCCGAAGGCTGTAATCATCGCTGCACCTTCTGCATCATTCCTTCCATGCGTGGCGATCTCGACAGCCGTCCGATTGGTTCGGTGCTGGATGAGGCAAAACGTCTGGTAGAAGCGGGCGTCAAAGAGCTGCTGGTGATCTCCCAGGACACCTCAGCCTACGGCGTTGATGTGAAACATCGCACCGGTTTCTGGAACGGCTCGCCGGTGAAAACCAGCATGGTCAGCCTGTGCGAACAACTGGCGAAGCTTGGCGTTTGGGTACGTCTGCATTACGTCTACCCTTATCCGCATGTGGATGATGTCATTCCACTGATGGCGGAAGGCAAGATCCTGCCGTATCTCGATATTCCTTTACAGCATGCCAGCCCGCGTATTCTGAAGCTGATGAAACGTCCTGGCGCGGTAGAACGCACGCTGGAGCGCATCAAACGCTGGCGTGAAATCTGCCCGCAGCTGACGCTGCGCTCAACCTTTATCGTCGGTTTTCCTGGCGAAACGGAAGAGGAGTTCCAGATGCTGCTCGACTTCCTGAAAGAGGCGCGTCTCGATCGCGTGGGCTGCTTCAAATACAGCCCGGTGGAAGGCGCAACCGCCAACCAGCTGCCCGATCAGGTGCCGGAAGCGGTGAAAGAAGAACGCTACGATCGCTTTATGCAGCTACAGCAGAAAATCTCCAGCGAGCGGCTGCAGGAGAAAGTGGGCCGTGAAATTCTGGTGCTGATTGACGAAGTCGATGAAGAAGGCGCTATCGGCCGCAGTATGGCCGATGCACCTGAAATTGACGGCGCGGTTTACCTTAACGGTGAACGTGACGTGAAGCCGGGCGATGTGATCCGCGCGGTGGTCGATCACGCCGATGAATACGATTTGTGGGCAACTAAGCGCTAA
- the gsiB gene encoding glutathione ABC transporter substrate-binding protein GsiB yields the protein MTYPTRKWLLTAGLLGSIAAVPAWAAKDAVIAVASNFTTLDPYNANDTLSQAVAKSFYQGLFSFDKSMKLTNVLAESYQASDDGLTYTIKLRSGVKFQDGTDFNAEAVKVNLDRASNPDNHLKRYNLFKYVATTEVVDPTTVKITLKQPFSAFINNLAHPAAVMISPTALKKYGKDIGFHPVGTGPYKFVTWNQTDFVKVEKWEGYWKSGYPKLDSITWRPVVDNNTRAAMLQTGEANFAFPIPFEQAKVLEKNSKLNVVTSPSIMQRYISLNVTQKPFDNAKVREAINYAINRQALAKVAFAGYATPATGIVPPSIDFAQTYPPIAYNPAKARELLKEAGYPNGFEATLWSSHNHSTAQKVLQFTQQQLAQVGIKLKVTAMDAGQRAAEVESKAQKESGVRMFYTGWSASTGEADWALTPLFATASWPPTIFNTAFYSNEQVDKDLADALKTTDRERKASLYKDAQDRIWKDQPWVPLVVEKLVSANTKNLTGFDVMPDTSFSFDDADLK from the coding sequence ATGACCTATCCAACGCGTAAGTGGCTATTGACCGCCGGTCTGCTCGGCAGCATTGCCGCCGTTCCGGCCTGGGCGGCAAAAGATGCGGTAATTGCCGTGGCCTCCAACTTCACCACGCTCGATCCCTATAACGCTAACGACACGCTGTCTCAGGCGGTTGCCAAGTCGTTTTATCAGGGGCTGTTTAGCTTTGATAAGTCGATGAAGCTGACCAACGTGCTGGCGGAAAGCTATCAGGCCAGCGACGATGGGCTGACTTACACCATCAAGCTGCGTTCCGGCGTGAAATTCCAGGATGGCACCGATTTCAACGCGGAAGCGGTGAAGGTCAACCTCGATCGTGCCAGCAACCCGGATAATCATCTCAAACGCTACAACCTGTTTAAATATGTCGCCACCACCGAAGTGGTCGATCCGACCACGGTGAAAATCACGCTGAAACAGCCGTTCTCCGCCTTTATCAATAACCTGGCGCATCCGGCGGCGGTGATGATTTCGCCAACGGCGCTGAAAAAATATGGCAAAGATATCGGCTTTCATCCGGTGGGTACCGGGCCTTACAAATTCGTGACCTGGAACCAGACCGACTTTGTGAAAGTTGAGAAGTGGGAAGGCTACTGGAAAAGCGGCTATCCGAAGCTGGACAGCATTACCTGGCGTCCGGTGGTCGATAACAATACCCGCGCGGCGATGCTGCAAACCGGCGAGGCTAACTTTGCCTTCCCGATTCCGTTTGAGCAGGCCAAAGTGCTGGAGAAAAACAGCAAGCTGAACGTGGTGACCTCGCCGTCGATCATGCAGCGTTATATCAGCCTGAACGTTACACAGAAGCCGTTCGACAACGCCAAAGTGCGTGAGGCGATCAACTATGCGATCAACCGTCAGGCGCTGGCCAAAGTGGCGTTTGCCGGTTACGCCACGCCAGCCACCGGCATCGTGCCGCCGAGCATCGATTTCGCGCAGACCTATCCGCCGATCGCCTACAATCCGGCCAAAGCGCGCGAGCTGCTGAAAGAGGCGGGTTACCCCAACGGCTTTGAAGCCACACTCTGGTCGTCGCATAATCACAGCACCGCGCAAAAAGTGCTGCAGTTTACCCAGCAGCAGCTGGCGCAGGTGGGCATCAAGCTGAAGGTCACGGCGATGGATGCTGGCCAGCGTGCCGCAGAAGTGGAAAGCAAAGCACAGAAAGAGAGCGGCGTGCGCATGTTCTACACCGGCTGGTCCGCCTCAACCGGTGAAGCTGACTGGGCGCTGACGCCGCTGTTCGCCACCGCCTCCTGGCCGCCAACCATCTTCAACACCGCGTTCTACAGCAATGAACAGGTGGATAAAGATCTGGCTGACGCGCTGAAAACCACCGACCGCGAGCGCAAGGCGAGCCTCTATAAAGATGCGCAGGATCGTATCTGGAAAGATCAGCCGTGGGTGCCGCTGGTGGTCGAGAAACTGGTTTCGGCCAACACCAAAAACCTTACCGGTTTTGACGTCATGCCAGATACCTCATTCAGCTTTGACGACGCCGATCTGAAGTAA
- a CDS encoding PQQ-dependent sugar dehydrogenase has protein sequence MRRITLTALISLSLSFPALAAQVSVEQLQDRLDHPWSLAFLPANQGVLITERSGQLRLWQANSGLSQPISGVPPVWAERQGGLLDVVLAPDFAQSRRLYLSYTREEKNGAGAVVSLAQLSADNRRLENVREIFRQQPMLSGGANIGTRLAFDSQGYLWIALGDHFRSANAQHLDKLQGKLVRLNADGSVPQDNPFVGQAGARPEIWAYGVRNPQGLAMNPWTQQMWESEHGPRGGDEVNIVQKGKNYGWPLATWGVDYSGEKVPEAQGGKVDGTVQPAFYWKVSPAISGMAFYNHLRFPAWKNSLFIGALKEKALIRLQVKGENVTEEERLLADRGERIRDVRQGPDGYLYVLTDASNGKLLKVGLRD, from the coding sequence ATGCGGCGAATAACCTTAACGGCACTGATTTCTCTCTCTTTATCATTTCCCGCGCTGGCTGCGCAGGTCAGCGTTGAACAGCTGCAGGACCGGCTCGATCATCCCTGGTCGCTTGCTTTCCTGCCCGCTAATCAGGGCGTATTGATTACCGAACGCAGCGGCCAGCTGCGGCTCTGGCAGGCCAATAGCGGACTGTCTCAGCCGATTAGCGGCGTCCCGCCGGTATGGGCAGAGCGGCAGGGCGGCCTGCTGGATGTGGTGCTGGCGCCCGATTTTGCACAGAGCCGTCGTCTCTATCTCAGCTATACCCGAGAGGAGAAAAACGGCGCCGGTGCGGTAGTGAGCCTCGCCCAACTCAGCGCCGACAACCGGCGGCTGGAGAATGTGCGCGAGATCTTTCGCCAGCAGCCGATGCTTTCCGGCGGGGCCAATATCGGCACCCGGCTGGCGTTCGACAGCCAGGGCTACCTGTGGATTGCGCTGGGCGACCACTTCCGCAGTGCCAACGCGCAGCACCTCGATAAATTGCAGGGCAAGCTGGTGCGGCTGAACGCCGACGGCTCGGTGCCGCAGGATAATCCGTTCGTTGGGCAGGCTGGCGCGCGGCCGGAGATCTGGGCATATGGCGTGCGTAATCCGCAGGGACTGGCGATGAATCCGTGGACGCAGCAGATGTGGGAAAGCGAGCACGGGCCGCGCGGCGGCGATGAGGTCAATATCGTGCAGAAAGGCAAAAACTACGGTTGGCCGCTGGCTACCTGGGGCGTCGATTACAGCGGCGAAAAGGTGCCGGAAGCGCAGGGCGGCAAGGTTGATGGCACCGTGCAGCCGGCGTTTTACTGGAAGGTATCGCCCGCCATCAGCGGCATGGCGTTTTATAATCACCTGCGCTTCCCTGCGTGGAAAAACAGCCTGTTTATCGGCGCGCTAAAAGAGAAAGCGCTGATTCGCCTGCAGGTTAAAGGGGAAAACGTCACGGAAGAGGAACGCCTGCTGGCTGACCGTGGCGAACGCATACGTGACGTTCGCCAGGGACCGGACGGCTATCTCTACGTGCTGACCGACGCCAGCAACGGCAAGCTGCTGAAGGTCGGCCTGCGTGACTAG
- the gsiD gene encoding glutathione ABC transporter permease GsiD: MKNWRRDAAINAMPTIRENRVRTPWSEFWRRFRRQHVALAAGLFVLLLIVVAFIAPAIAPFDAENYFDYDRLNDGPSALHWLGVDSLGRDIFSRVLVGTRISLIAGFFSVAIGAALGTLLGLLAGYYEGWWDRIIMRICDVLFAFPGILLAIAVVAIMGSGMSNVIIAVAIFSIPAFARLVRGNTLVLKQQTYIESARSIGASDATILLRHILPGTVSSIVVYFTMRIGTSIITAASLSFLGLGAQPPTPEWGAMLNEARADMVIAPHVAIFPSLAIFLTVLAFNLLGDGLRDALDPKLKT, translated from the coding sequence ATGAAAAACTGGCGACGCGATGCGGCGATCAACGCCATGCCGACCATCAGGGAAAATCGGGTGCGCACGCCGTGGAGCGAATTCTGGCGGCGCTTTCGCCGACAACATGTCGCGCTGGCGGCGGGCCTGTTTGTGCTACTGCTGATCGTGGTGGCGTTTATTGCGCCCGCGATAGCGCCCTTTGATGCCGAAAACTATTTTGATTATGACCGGCTTAACGACGGGCCTTCTGCGTTGCACTGGCTGGGCGTCGATTCGCTGGGACGCGATATCTTCAGCCGGGTGCTGGTCGGCACGCGCATCTCGCTGATTGCCGGGTTTTTCTCGGTGGCGATTGGCGCGGCGCTTGGCACGCTGCTCGGGCTGCTGGCGGGCTATTACGAAGGCTGGTGGGACCGCATTATCATGCGCATCTGCGACGTGCTGTTCGCCTTTCCCGGCATTTTGCTGGCGATTGCGGTGGTGGCGATCATGGGCAGCGGCATGTCCAACGTGATCATTGCGGTGGCGATCTTCAGCATTCCCGCTTTTGCTCGTCTGGTGCGCGGCAACACGCTGGTGCTGAAACAGCAAACCTATATTGAGTCGGCCCGCAGCATTGGTGCTTCCGACGCCACTATCCTGCTGCGCCATATTTTGCCGGGCACCGTCTCGTCCATCGTGGTCTATTTCACCATGCGCATCGGCACCTCCATTATTACCGCTGCCAGCCTGTCGTTTCTCGGTCTGGGCGCACAGCCACCGACGCCGGAATGGGGCGCTATGCTTAATGAAGCGCGCGCCGACATGGTGATTGCGCCGCACGTGGCGATTTTCCCCAGCCTGGCGATTTTTCTCACCGTGCTGGCGTTTAATTTGTTGGGTGATGGATTGCGCGATGCCCTGGATCCAAAACTAAAAACCTGA
- a CDS encoding HAD family hydrolase — MDLAVFDLDETLICDDSTSLWLRWLVSQGFAPPALLKQEQALMQQYYQGTLEIEAYMHTILAPLAGLSTLTVSGWIRRFIQRDILPRVYPAARERLAFHQQRGDTIVIISASGEHLVAPIAEQLGAHGALAIGVEIVDQRYSGLTFGTMTYKEGKVVRLNSWKAEQEAARFQQTWAYSDSMNDLPLLMQADRAYVINPDAPLEQEALRRGWDVCRWKR; from the coding sequence TTGATCTTGATGAAACGCTGATTTGCGACGACAGCACCAGCCTTTGGCTGCGCTGGCTGGTCTCCCAGGGATTTGCGCCACCGGCGCTGCTCAAGCAGGAACAGGCGCTGATGCAGCAATATTATCAGGGTACGCTGGAGATCGAAGCGTACATGCACACCATTCTCGCTCCGCTGGCCGGACTGAGCACCTTAACGGTCAGCGGCTGGATCCGCCGCTTTATTCAGCGCGATATTCTGCCGCGCGTCTACCCTGCCGCCCGCGAACGGCTGGCCTTTCATCAGCAGCGCGGCGACACCATCGTGATTATCTCCGCCAGCGGCGAGCATCTGGTCGCGCCGATCGCTGAACAGCTGGGTGCGCACGGTGCGCTGGCTATTGGCGTGGAAATTGTTGACCAGCGCTACAGCGGTCTGACCTTCGGCACCATGACCTATAAAGAAGGCAAGGTGGTGCGGCTGAACAGCTGGAAAGCGGAACAGGAAGCAGCGCGCTTCCAGCAGACGTGGGCCTACAGTGATTCAATGAACGACCTGCCGCTGCTGATGCAGGCCGATCGGGCATATGTGATTAATCCTGACGCGCCGCTGGAGCAGGAAGCGCTGCGGCGCGGCTGGGACGTGTGCCGCTGGAAGCGCTAG
- the gsiC gene encoding glutathione ABC transporter permease GsiC has protein sequence MLNYFIKRLLGLIPTLLIVAVLVFLFVHLLPGDPARLIAGAEADASVVELVRQDLGLDKPLPQQFLHFMVNAVQGDFGQSMVSKRPVSEEIAARFYPTLWLTLTSMVWAVIIGMGIGIVSAVWRNRWPDRIGMTLAVSGISFPAFALGMLLMELFSVRLGWLPTVGADSWQHYILPSLTLGAAVAAVMARFTRASFVEVMQEDYMRTARAKGVRESLVVVKHGLRNAMIPVVTMMGLQFGFLLGGSIVVEVVFNWPGLGRLLIDSVAMRDYPVIQAEVLLFSLEFILINLVVDMLYAAINPAIRYK, from the coding sequence ATGCTTAACTACTTTATTAAACGCCTGCTGGGGCTGATTCCCACGCTGCTGATCGTGGCGGTGCTGGTGTTTCTGTTTGTTCACCTGCTGCCGGGCGATCCGGCGCGGCTGATCGCTGGCGCAGAGGCGGATGCCTCGGTGGTTGAACTGGTGCGTCAGGATCTCGGGCTGGACAAACCGCTGCCGCAGCAGTTTTTGCATTTCATGGTCAATGCGGTGCAGGGTGATTTTGGCCAGTCAATGGTGTCAAAAAGGCCGGTATCGGAAGAGATCGCCGCGCGCTTTTATCCCACGCTGTGGCTGACGCTCACCAGCATGGTGTGGGCGGTGATCATCGGTATGGGCATCGGCATTGTCTCTGCCGTGTGGCGTAATCGCTGGCCGGATCGCATCGGCATGACGTTGGCGGTCTCAGGCATATCTTTTCCCGCTTTTGCACTCGGCATGCTGCTAATGGAGCTCTTTTCCGTGCGTCTCGGCTGGCTGCCGACGGTGGGCGCCGACAGCTGGCAGCATTACATTCTGCCTTCGCTGACCCTTGGTGCGGCGGTGGCAGCGGTGATGGCGCGCTTTACCCGTGCCTCTTTTGTAGAAGTGATGCAGGAAGATTACATGCGCACCGCACGGGCAAAAGGGGTGCGCGAGTCGCTGGTGGTGGTGAAACATGGCCTGCGTAACGCCATGATTCCGGTGGTCACCATGATGGGATTACAGTTCGGCTTTCTGCTGGGCGGATCGATTGTGGTTGAGGTGGTGTTTAACTGGCCGGGACTGGGACGTCTGCTGATCGATTCAGTGGCGATGCGCGACTATCCGGTGATTCAGGCGGAAGTGCTGCTGTTTTCGCTGGAGTTCATTCTTATCAATCTGGTCGTCGATATGCTGTACGCGGCAATCAACCCGGCTATTCGCTACAAATAA
- a CDS encoding DUF4385 domain-containing protein, which translates to MRPFDYEQDFDTIDFRQHPEKYQVGRGEQGVLMVEPYKGEILPHWRFKTVPIAQESAEKIMALFEDYRKQDDFVGMDMARKFIQMGYTRARRYSNYKGGRKYDADGNTLPWGRDEEKAAAAAIFKGYWDKLRADEDYLARKRAHQQKYG; encoded by the coding sequence ATGCGCCCTTTTGACTATGAGCAGGATTTTGACACCATCGATTTTCGTCAGCATCCGGAGAAATACCAGGTCGGGCGCGGCGAGCAGGGCGTGCTGATGGTGGAACCCTACAAGGGCGAGATCTTACCGCACTGGCGCTTTAAAACTGTGCCGATCGCGCAGGAGTCAGCGGAAAAAATCATGGCGCTGTTTGAAGACTATCGCAAGCAGGATGATTTTGTCGGCATGGACATGGCGCGAAAATTTATTCAGATGGGCTACACGCGGGCGCGTCGCTACAGCAATTACAAAGGCGGGCGCAAATATGATGCTGATGGCAATACGTTGCCGTGGGGCAGGGATGAAGAGAAAGCCGCGGCGGCGGCGATTTTCAAAGGTTACTGGGACAAACTGCGCGCCGACGAGGATTACTTAGCCCGTAAGCGCGCGCATCAACAGAAGTACGGTTAG